The window GCATTGGTAGTGACAGCGGTACTGGTAGGCCGAAGGCTCAACTCGTCGCCGTCTACGATAAAATCGTCATCATCCCAGTTCTCTATCTCAGCCTCCACTGGCTGTCTGGGCTTTAGCCGCAGCGGCTCCATAATTTCCATCAACTGTTGTTCTGATGCGTCTACTGTGCTGTGCAAGGTAAACTTTGGGTTGTAATCGCGTGTCGtaaacaaagcaaagcggCATGCAGGGCCGCTCGGGTAGCGTGGGTAAATTGACTTTCAGTCTCTCGGATAGGTTCGTCGTGGCCGGTCGCGACAACAATTGGGCGGAGGCATAACCGAATCAATAGCAGCCGTCCATCGCTGGATTTTTTCCCAAAATTCCCAAGGCCGCAGCTCGCTCCCGGATTATGACGTGGCAGCCGGCTTATTCGTCCAAGGTGGGCAGCAAAAGCGTCGGGGGGTTCGTTGTCGCTACGGTGCGCACAAATCGACTCGTTCCTCTAGCAGCGCTGATGATGCGCTCCCCTCCCAAAATCAAtaacaacaaaacaaagggCGCCCGACGCTCGGCGGATGGCGGGCAATACGATGCAAAAGGCGCTGCTTTGAACTCTGACGATGCAAGCACGGCGACTTCGATTATTTGGGACCTggagatgcttttttttaGATGGGCGCGCGATAAGGCGTCGacgttgttgttgatgttgtcaGCGGGCAATTGATTGGGCGCAGCTGATGATGCGAAGGCGAAACAGAAAGGCTGGGGGTCCGTTGTGGACAGTGGCTGGACTGCCTGTAAGCCTGTCGGATTGGCGAGGATCAGGTGGTGGGGGCAGCCTGCATGGAGATTTCAGTGGTAGAGCAGCGACAAGCAGCGCCTGGACCACTGCAATCCACAGCTGGGCAAGGAATTTGACTCTCGAGGGTCCTGCTCAGTCactacctgtacctgtatcCTAGACACTGGGAGGCTGCACGAGTTACTCGTACAAATGCAGCAGGTGAATGTGAAGGCTCACAGCGAACTCCCTGGTAGGTGGGAAATTGAGGCAAACAGTTTTGGGGATGCTCGTCTTGTTTTAtatccccccctttttttcccaacTTTCGTCTCGCTTTACAGTAAAATACGTATCTGGCCTCGTTGCATGTGCTTTTTTCTCGCTTTGAATTTTTCGCCTCTCACTCTCATGGATAACCCCTACTCGCGCTGCGTTTCCGGCTCGCTAACCCATGATCTGTTCATATTGAAGGTGGAGTCGCTTCCGGACTCACGATCCTCATCCTAATCTCGCCGCGGTGCTGTGCATGAAATTGGCTGGAAGGCTACTCCGTATCTGTCCATCCGCCCACTCTGTGCCTGAGCGTTTCGCACTCCTGATGACGCCTCACCTGCAGTTGATTTCTGCTACCACGACAACCACGGCCGGCCCCAGCGCGCATCCCGGCCCCCTATCCTTACCAACCCAACAAGCTGCCAATCATGCGCGCAGGCCCCGTCAATTGTCAGATTTTGCTgagtggagagagagatCGGACAGGGCCCTTGGCTGGTGCGTCTCGTGCATATGCCAACATGATGCATATACTACAGGCACAGGCGCTGCGAAGCGAGCCTGGAGCACGGGAAGCACAGAGCACAGAGCATGGAGAAGGACGATCCTGAACTGGGCTCTGTTTTTGATTACCTAGGCCGGGTCGGGTGTTGTGGGCGACACAGCGTATTACACATACAAACAAACTACATTAGTCTAGCAACCGCACACGAACGAGCAACCACTGTATGGAGCTTTCAATATTTTGCCTGATACTATCAAATAGCTGTTAGCTTCGTAGCTTTTTAGCCCGTCCCTACTCGTTCCCCTAGCGTTAACTGAGCCGTTACTCATTTCACCGGCCGCCCGCGCAAACACCAAGACACGCCATTTAGACACTCACAAAATAGAGGCAAGTGGGCATCTCGTCTTGCACGCGAACGTGGCCTAGCCGTATTGGGCTGTAGCTGGACGGCCGCGGACAACATTAAGCGGGACTTCAAATTGCCAAGCCAGACCATATAATGcctactcgtactgtactgtatggTAATTTTCCTCCGATGTGTGAAAGAAGCAATATCAATGGCTCTCTACCGACGTACAAAGACATACCTATGTCATACTGGTAGGTCGACGGGTCTACAGATCTACAGTACTTATATCTAAGGTATCAACAACATATTGAACATCTACTAGATATTAGCACCTACACCTCCTCTGTGAAGTATCCTTTGCTATCAGAAAACAGGTGCATCTTCCACGCTTGATCGGAACTTATTACAGTGCGTGGCCGCGTTTGTTGGGCATGATAGCGGTGCTTTTTCCCAAACGCTCCCGCGGCCAATTCATTACCTGGACCCTCTCGGCCGGCGGGTGGACATTGGATTTAATTTCCCACGTGTACGAAGCGCCCCAGACccccgtactcgtacgggCACAAAATACTCGGCACGACTTCTCAGCAGATGCCTGACACGATTCGAAACCAACAAGAAACGGTTAGGCCTGGGCGATATTACTACCCAACTTCTCCGTACAGTATAAGCTGTACTTCGTATTGCGAATACGAACAACATCGTGAATATTTCAAATGCTTCTGTCGTGCACATTATGTGCAAACCTGTATAATTCTGCTGTGGGAAGATGATACCTGCGAGAGTGGAGAGCTGGTACCTCCCGGAGCTCACCTCCGCACTTGACAAGGCGGTACTGATGGTACTGACCATGTACCCGTAGTCTGTGGAGGAGCCTGCGCCACAGCAAGCCACCGTCAAGCTTGTACCTGTTcctgcagcagaagctcagctCCCAGGCCAGAGCTGCCTGCAGTGGACTCTCTGCCTGCTTCCAGCGGATTCATGCACGCTAAGCGCGAGGCTGCAATGCACTTCCACCTCGATAAAGATTCACGACTGGATGCTTGTAAGACACAAACAAAACCACATCAGGCTGCACCCGTAAAATATTCACGCGACGATACAAGCAACAAATTGAGCAGAGCAACAAATCGTACCAatctttgtttcttcctcGCTTGTCCCAGAAGCACGTCGAAATAACAGTTACATCATCTCTCCCTAATCGCCTTGGTATTGAACGCTTCTCAGTTTATCTGCACACACGACCACACTCGTCAACTCGTGCCTTTGCGGATTCTCACCCGGTTCAATTTGATTGACCCCGGAAACAACGCGTGTAGTTGACCATGGCGGCGTCACGAGTTATCAAGCTCCCTCgggatgacgatgaatcCACATATGCTCTCATCCAAGTCATCCAAAAGGGCTCCAAACCCTTGGATGTAAAGCTAGTTGGAACAGAAGGCGAAGCGCCATATGTAACTTCTTGTACGAACACCTGTTAACCAAGTTATCATACCGAACATCCTATTGACGCCCACCAGTGAAACATGATCGCGTAGCTTCACTACAGGTCCCGAATTGCCCTGTCTCTGAGTCCGAATGGCAGGCCATATTGCAGTCTCTGTTTTCATTGCAGCCAGTTCCGGATATACAAGCAACAGCCAGCATTGAGAGTGAGACATCTCTCTCAATCACAGTTCGAAAACGAGTTCAAGGAATTACAGTACGAGTCTCTTCGCGCATTTGGAAAATTGATATGTCTAACTCGAACTTTCAATATAGCAACGACTCGGCTCTATAGAGTTGAAGCATGACGAGAACGAAGGCATAGAGCTTTTTAAATGGTGCGCAGAGACTACGGATGCTCTGGCGCAAAGCAACGTGGCCTTGGCTGAAGCCGCCGCCCACGCGAAAGAGCTTGAAACCACCGTGAAGGAGCTAAAGTCACAACTGGACGAACTTATTACAtcaaaagaagatgatgaaacagCCCTACTTCTCAAATTCCGGGATCTTCTTAATGaaaagaaggtgaagatCCGTGAACAGCAAAAGATCCTTGCCGCCGGCCCTATCCAAAGCAGCCAGCAGGCATCTCAACGGTTGCAGCCACCAGACACTCAGCCATCTCGCACGCCTGCCCCTTCTCGGCCTAGAAAACGAAAAGTCCAGGCAGTGGAAGCTTCAAAAATTgagccagaagaagatgaaatggaGGTGGACAAGATCAAAGTTGAGCCTCAAGACAGCGAGCAAGAGGATACCGCAGAAGACACAGCGTCTGGTGgtagcgatgacgatgatgacgatgacggagGTGATGACAGTGATATCCGCAACGATAAGGCTGGGTCAGGAGACGACAGCAGCTCTGGGCCTGCGCCCAAAGCTGCGCCTCCTCCCAAGGGGTCAGCAGAGCAACCCCCGGCTCCGAGAAGTTTACCTTTTGCAAAGAAAGCTGCGCCGGCCAAAGCGCCAgcggcagaggaggagacggaatctgacgatgatgagctgTGATGGATAGACATGAAGAGATAAGAAAATATTTTCTCTGGCagaagatgagaaatagTGCATATTACGATCATGCTTGAGTAGGAAGAGAAGGCGAGGCGTCAAGGTATATAGAAGCCACAGTGCCGCTCAGGATAGTGGTCCATTGAAAAGAGATAATAACTTGTTAGCGATTTGGTGAATACTTGCCTTTGGATGTTAAAAATACACCAGCCGTCTATGGTTTGTAAGCCGCGGGAATGCAGTCCTTTTTGCTCCTCAGCGACCTTCCGAATATCTAATAATGGTTTCAAAAGATATCACCGCACAATAGATGGGTCGCTGATGATATAGAGCGGTTCGTGAATTTTATGTCCTCTTAGCAATTTGTAGTCTTGTTTATCTGATCTACAGCTTGCTCCAATAAAACGAATCAACTCGCCCTTCCAACTCCGATATAAAACCCTCTCGCCCGGGGAAGCACATTGAACCACTAACTCGAAACATTTACAGATACCAAAAAATAAAACGCCAGCCTATGCTTCCCTGTGTCCTGGAACGCCAATGTAGCGAttgaaatatatataacgCAAAACCTTTGTAAAGGACCAAGTCCCAGTGGTTCACATAAACGCATAAAGAGTGAGTCGTAAGATAAAAGTCAGATTCGCGGCGCCTTAGTCTTGTTCGCGTTCCGGAGATCGAGCTCTGGTCCGAATTCGGAACTTCTCCTTTAGTTTAGCTGTTAGATGAGCTCTCTGTCCTCTTTCCCGCTCTGTATCATGGGCGGCGCCCGCTTCGTGAGCCTCTGCGTCGGTTTGGCGAGTTGATCTCATCTGTCGGAGAGCTTCGATCTGCTCTTCTGCTGTAGCTTGCCTCAACCTGTTGACGTCGAAAAAGCGAGAAATTCTGTGACGGTGGTGGGGATGAccgccctctccatcttcaccctCCAGGGCCAAAGGAGGTGGCAGTGTTGAAGTTCTGTCGCCGGGGCCCCTATTGAGGGCTGTAGCCATGCCGATATCACCTTCGTTAGTCTCAGCCTCGGGACGAAGATCAAGTCGACTATTTCATATGCGTTAGTGACAAGATACCCAACATCGTTGATGTACAGATTCAACTTACCACAAGGGACATGTTCCAGATACATTAATAAGCCAAGGATCGATACAGTTTGGATGAAATGTGTGGTTGCAAGGCAGAACCCTCATATCCTCGCCTTCTGTGAAATCTTCGGTACAGATGGAACAACCCACGTTCACGACTGGAGGGGGGCTGGCGACTGGAGGAGGGCTGgcttcaacagctccatGAGCCTCAACAGCCGGAGCCGCATCACCGGTCTTACTGTCGCTTGCGGCCGCCGCGGCCGTGGCTGGCGTAGCTGTAGCCACTTCGTGCTGTGGTACTTCCTGGGTAAGAATCGAAGACGACCTCTGAGTTCTAGCATCACGGCCATCAGTAGTAGCTGCGTCTAGTTCAAGATCGGGATCCGGCTTAATCGGTTCCTGATTATTATTGAACTTGACAATAGGGAGTGTCTCGAGTACCGCACGAGCCAGCCCCTTTGCTCGGCTCTGGCGGGGTCGGCCGCCCAGAGCGCGCCGAGGCCCGTACCTTTCCGGATAACGATGGGCCCTTACAGCACCGGTGGCGATAATCACCAGAAACAGCAGAGTAATGAGAGCTGTGATGGTGTAGAGAATGCTCATGGCGACGGTCGAGTTGCTGGTTCCACCTCCAGAGTTATTAGAATCTGTGCTCGATGCGTTTCCTGTGATGGAAACATTGACCACTCGACCATTGGCAGTTCCGTTTAAGGAGTTTAAAACTCCCTGTGCCTCGCCGCTATCAGCCATGGAGAAAATGTTGGAAAACGCAGGTGGGTTTGTAAAATCCAGACTGCACCAGGTGGCAGCTAGTGAGTAGAGGACGATGGCTTTTGGATTTGCGTTGACGACATCGTTGAGCAATTCATTCGTGCTGATAAAGGTATTGCTTGAGCCATCGCATGAGATATATGCTACATCGTTGGGACTTGTGATCTTGTTAAAGTTGGATACGTCGGTGGCAATCATGACGCCGTTGATGTTTATTGTCTTTGTCTACTTGTCAGCATCAAGACTGAAATAAATAAGCTTTGTTTGATAATAACCGTACTTGGATGCCGCTACTATTTGACCCGTTGGTACCAGCGTTTGGTAAAACAGGAACAACGGTATATTGGATGGGGTCGGACGACAGATTCAATTGCAGCGCATTGTTGTTGGCCCAGTCTGGGGGACTGTCGGACTGAGCCgaggtggagatggagcCGTTGTCGTCGGCATATATCGCAGCGACCAACAGGCCAAGAATGGCCGCTAGGATTGACTGCATCTTGTGTGTGTAGATGGTTTCTGTAGCTCTTGGACTCTGGAGAATAGCGATGGTCCAGCTGCGTGCCCTAGGAAGGAGGCCAAACAAAGACTATCTGCGCTTCGATACGGCTGGTTCGATACGTCGCTTCTTCAGATATAGGTCAGAACGCTGTACGCGCGAGGTGGGCACAGATGTGTGGGCGAGAATCGGCTGTTTGGATCGACCCGAGGCTTCAACCCAGCGTTTCGAGGTGGTGAATGTTGGCTCCGAGATAGGCGGTCGTCGCCCTGCTCGTTTCTTGTCGCATCTACAGAGGCGACATCTGGCGATGCAAGCGGCGCAGGCCCGTCAGGTTCGCCGCTGGCAGGCGATGGCAGGGTGAGGCACGGGAAGATGCGAGAGACAGGATTTGGCGGCGGTTTCGAGGTGAGACGACAGACTTGAATCTTTCAAAGGCCAGGATGCCGGCCGCGGTGGATTTGCCCCGATAGCCATGGCGGTATCAGCAGGCACTACAAgtggatggattgatggcCCGTCCTGTCCGGAGCGGCGGAAAATAGCTCCAGTGGGTTGCGGCTCAGAGGCTCCATCAGCTTTTGCAGTCACCAGTTGGCGGTCTCTGTCCAGTGAAAAAGTGTTCCGGATGGCTGTTTGCAGCAGGGAGGGCGGGGTTTAGCATCTGCCAAGTGCCCGCCTAATAGACTTTTGGCTTTAGCGGTGGAGGAGGTAAGCTGGAAGTTGAGCCGTTGGATTTGAGCAGGTTACGCGGAAGAGGGAATTGAATTGGATTGGATCTGGTGCAATTTATTTTTGTGGTGATGTACGGATAAGCATCCGTACTATATTGCAGTAATATGTCACCTCACATTAGTATGTTGCATCTGCTATTTGGTGATTAGTTTTACAGGGTATCACGGTATATAGGTATATCCACAGCACAAACTGCATATATTCTGTCTGGGCTTTTGTCCTTGATAACCCACCCAACTGCCGAGAAGCAAGCCACCACGTTTCTATCTCTCTGCATTTGCCCGCTTTCGgtcctccagcttctcctcccttcTGATTGGCAGCCCGAGCGTATCGTCAGCGGATCTTCTCACAATCACCACCAGCGGAATACGCACCCTTCCCGGAGTCCGTACGGCATAGACGGGACGGGATAGAGCAACCGCTGGTCCGACATTATTAGCTCTTCCAGGCGTTCCGCATCGCTATAGGCATTGAGTTTATCATGATGAGCTACAACACTACAACAGGCCTCCATTTATTGAAACTCTTAAAATAGAACTAGACGcaaccaaggagaagacgatAGTATGTCTCTATCTCTATTCTTCCGTTGACTGCTTGAAGCAAAGGGAGCGCAGTTCTATATCTCGGCTTCATCATTGCTCCTAGCCGGAGAAATGGTTCAATATAATTCCACATAGCCAGACGAGTGCGTCATCCAGTCGGTCACTCTGGACTTCTAGCACCTATTAGTAGAGACTTCAGCGGGCGCAGTCGCTGATAGAAGACCGGTTCCGATGGCGTTTGACCTACGGATTACGGGATGCAAATCCGCCATATACCGTGCTGCGCTAATTAATGCAGCGAAGTGGCTACCCTATATATTTGCGGCAAAGCGCTTCGTATTGTTTTTTGTCAGATAGCTTTGGTGAaaggaggcagcagcagagcctcTGAAAGATTCGGCATGGACGGcttgactgctgctgcataGAGGCAGACAAAACCGTCCAGTGATCCATGCCTTTGGACGAGATTGCAACTGACTGCCTGGATGTTGCAATTGTACCAATGCAGCGATCCTAATATCGCCGATAAAGGAAAGGTGATGTTGTAAACACCAAACCTGGCATGGGTCAACAGGCAGATATATAAAGTCAATGTGctaagtacatgtagatgcCTGGTAGGTTACCTGTTAGAAGCTGCCTACGAGGTGCGCCGTACTATCCAATGCAATTTGACTGTTGGCTGCGAAAAAGAGCTCAATTGCACCAAAAAATGCCTTCACCATATGTCGATGCTTTCGGCTGGACCCTTAAACTCCCCTCTAGCTGTGGCTTGAATTGGAGTGGCTTGACGCTCAATAACAAACCACAatgaaaagataaaaaaggtACCGGATACCTGGTTCCTAGATCCTGCCCATGGCGTCCCTTACCAGGAATGCCGCAATGCCTGGAGTACTCTGTACCTTGGCGCTAGGCGGCGATGTTACCGGCAACGCGTTCTTCCCATCTTGGTACGTACAGCTAGGAGGCTAAGGCGGCGTAACGGGTCCCGCTCTGGCTCCCTCAGattactgtactgtactgtacttgtgctTTTTGGAAATGTTGTCCCCTTGAGACATCAAATCTGCCTTGAGCCCATCGCACATCTTCCAGCCGCGGGACCAGCTGTCGGCCTCTCTAATTAGCTGGCCTGCTTGCGAAGCCCTTTGTCCCTCATTTCCGTCCCGACCATCGCCCTCGCCTCCGAACCGCAGACTCAATCGATGGACCAAGCCCAAGGTCCCTAACTTCCGCGTCCTTCCTCCGGCGATTGTCTGTCCTGTGCTTCTTCGGTGCGCCTCATGAGCTCCTTAAAATTCGTGGTGTCCTCTCTGGACGCCATTGCAACCTCCAAAGATGCCCAGCGAAATAAGCAGCTGGCCGACTTGACCAAGACAGCGctcgatgccatcaaagaGCAGGATCAGCTGCCTGACCCCGAGATCGTTTTCGCGCCACTTCAGCTCGCAACCAAGACCAACAGCCCGCAGCTCACAACCACAGCCCTCGACTGCATTGGAAAGCTGATATCGTATTCATACTTCTCTCTCCATAACAAGGATGAAGCGCATAAAGAAGGTGCTGAGCCGGCATCCCCGCTAATTGAACGAGCCATCGATACCATATGCGACTGTTTCCAAGG of the Trichoderma breve strain T069 chromosome 4, whole genome shotgun sequence genome contains:
- a CDS encoding DNA double-strand break repair and v(D)J recombination protein XRCC4 domain-containing protein, encoding MAASRVIKLPRDDDESTYALIQVIQKGSKPLDVKLVGTEGEAPYVTSLKHDRVASLQVPNCPVSESEWQAILQSLFSLQPVPDIQATASIESETSLSITVRKRVQGITQRLGSIELKHDENEGIELFKWCAETTDALAQSNVALAEAAAHAKELETTVKELKSQLDELITSKEDDETALLLKFRDLLNEKKVKIREQQKILAAGPIQSSQQASQRLQPPDTQPSRTPAPSRPRKRKVQAVEASKIEPEEDEMEVDKIKVEPQDSEQEDTAEDTASGGSDDDDDDDGGDDSDIRNDKAGSGDDSSSGPAPKAAPPPKGSAEQPPAPRSLPFAKKAAPAKAPAAEEETESDDDEL
- a CDS encoding ring finger domain-containing protein; the protein is MQSILAAILGLLVAAIYADDNGSISTSAQSDSPPDWANNNALQLNLSSDPIQYTVVPVLPNAGTNGSNSSGIQTKTININGVMIATDVSNFNKITSPNDVAYISCDGSSNTFISTNELLNDVVNANPKAIVLYSLAATWCSLDFTNPPAFSNIFSMADSGEAQGVLNSLNGTANGRVVNVSITGNASSTDSNNSGGGTSNSTVAMSILYTITALITLLFLVIIATGAVRAHRYPERYGPRRALGGRPRQSRAKGLARAVLETLPIVKFNNNQEPIKPDPDLELDAATTDGRDARTQRSSSILTQEVPQHEVATATPATAAAAASDIASPPPVVNVGCSICTEDFTEGEDMRVLPCNHTFHPNCIDPWLINVSGTCPLCRLDLRPEAETNEGDIGMATALNRGPGDRTSTLPPPLALEGEDGEGGHPHHRHRISRFFDVNRLRQATAEEQIEALRQMRSTRQTDAEAHEAGAAHDTERERGQRAHLTAKLKEKFRIRTRARSPEREQD